The following proteins are encoded in a genomic region of Actinomadura sp. NAK00032:
- a CDS encoding CoA-transferase subunit beta codes for MSDVTRAEVCAAACADLFRGDGEIVAAAVAGFVPMLGSRLARATFEPDLLTTDGGPSLSAEPVPLGRSAETVEGWLPFRDHLWLVLNGRRHVVMGPSQIDAHGNTNISCIGDWERPSRQLLGVRGGPGNTLLNTTSYWVPKHSTRVFTEKVDMVSGVGWDRGAHEIRAVVTNLAVLDFDTPDRRMRLRSVHPGVSVADVTAATGFELAVPGEVPETRLPDEAELRIMREVLDPKGLREREVPA; via the coding sequence ATGAGTGATGTGACGCGCGCGGAGGTGTGCGCCGCGGCGTGCGCCGACCTGTTCCGCGGCGACGGGGAGATCGTCGCGGCGGCGGTGGCGGGATTCGTGCCGATGCTGGGGTCCCGGCTGGCGCGGGCCACCTTCGAGCCCGACCTGCTGACGACCGACGGCGGGCCGTCGCTCAGCGCCGAGCCCGTCCCGCTCGGCCGGTCGGCGGAGACCGTCGAGGGCTGGCTGCCGTTCCGCGACCACCTGTGGCTGGTCCTGAACGGCCGCCGGCACGTGGTGATGGGGCCGAGCCAGATCGACGCGCACGGCAACACCAACATCTCGTGCATCGGCGACTGGGAGCGGCCGTCCCGGCAGCTCCTCGGGGTGCGCGGCGGGCCCGGCAACACGCTGCTGAACACCACGAGCTACTGGGTGCCCAAGCACTCGACCCGCGTGTTCACCGAGAAGGTCGACATGGTGAGCGGCGTCGGCTGGGACCGGGGCGCGCACGAGATCCGCGCGGTCGTGACCAACCTCGCCGTCCTCGACTTCGACACCCCGGACCGGCGGATGCGGCTGCGCTCGGTCCACCCGGGCGTGAGCGTCGCCGACGTGACCGCCGCCACCGGCTTCGAGTTGGCCGTCCCCGGCGAGGTGCCCGAGACGCGGCTGCCGGACGAGGCCGAGCTGCGGATCATGCGTGAAGTGCTGGATCCGAAGGGGTTGCGCGAGCGAGAGGTTCCGGCATGA
- a CDS encoding enoyl-CoA hydratase family protein gives MGVSTTTLDGVAEIVVDAPPVNALTVAGWYELADAVLAAGRDPEVGAVVLRAAGRGFNAGVDIKEMQSTEGHGALVGANRGCYAAFAAVYDCEVPVVAAVHGFCLGGGVGLAGNADIVVASQDAYFGLPEVDRGALGAATHLARLVPQHLMRAMVYTCRNVTAAELHHHGSVLEVVPADELRAKALEVAANIAAKDRYVIRRAKESLNGIDPVDVKRSYRYEQGFTFELNLVGAGDEHRDAFVAKGAK, from the coding sequence ATGGGAGTCTCCACCACGACCCTGGACGGGGTCGCCGAGATCGTCGTGGACGCGCCGCCGGTCAACGCACTGACCGTCGCGGGCTGGTACGAGCTGGCCGACGCGGTGCTCGCCGCGGGCCGCGACCCCGAGGTCGGCGCGGTCGTGCTCCGGGCCGCGGGCCGGGGCTTCAACGCGGGCGTCGACATCAAGGAGATGCAGAGCACCGAGGGCCACGGCGCCCTCGTCGGCGCGAACCGCGGCTGCTACGCCGCCTTCGCCGCCGTGTACGACTGCGAGGTCCCGGTCGTCGCCGCGGTCCACGGCTTCTGCCTGGGCGGCGGGGTCGGCCTCGCGGGCAACGCCGACATCGTCGTCGCCTCGCAGGACGCCTACTTCGGGCTGCCGGAGGTGGACCGGGGCGCCCTCGGCGCCGCGACCCACCTGGCCCGGCTCGTCCCGCAGCACCTGATGCGCGCGATGGTCTACACGTGCCGCAACGTCACGGCGGCGGAGCTGCACCACCACGGCTCGGTGCTGGAGGTCGTCCCGGCGGACGAGCTGCGCGCCAAGGCCCTGGAGGTCGCCGCGAACATCGCCGCCAAGGACCGGTACGTCATCCGGCGCGCCAAGGAGTCGCTGAACGGCATCGACCCGGTCGACGTCAAGCGCAGCTACCGCTACGAGCAGGGCTTCACTTTCGAGTTGAACCTCGTCGGCGCGGGCGACGAGCACCGTGACGCCTTCGTCGCGAAGGGGGCCAAGTGA
- a CDS encoding zinc-binding dehydrogenase gives MRAVTIPEFGGADVLRPAEVKVPEPGPGQVSIDVAYAGVNFAEVLYRRGVVDVPLPFVPGIEVSGRVREVGPDVDGLRRGQPVAALTIVDGGGYAEVAVTSADLVAPLDGLDLGLDVAAAVPSNGTTAFLVLDRVARIEPGESVLVHAAAGGVGSQLGQAARLLGAGRVAGTVGGPAKIEAARGFGYDDVVLRADLAGEVEGLTGGRGFDIVVDMVGGPARRASLDALAPMGRMVVMGNASGADDVGVPANELWFTNRTVSGFNLAAFAGIAPAEAGRALRRAVAAAASGGLRVQVEELPLERAAEAHERIESGATTGKLVLAVRG, from the coding sequence ATGCGCGCCGTCACGATCCCCGAGTTCGGCGGCGCGGACGTCCTGCGCCCGGCCGAGGTGAAGGTCCCCGAGCCGGGGCCGGGCCAGGTGTCCATCGACGTCGCGTACGCCGGGGTGAACTTCGCCGAGGTCCTGTACCGGCGGGGCGTCGTCGACGTGCCGCTGCCGTTCGTCCCCGGCATCGAGGTGTCCGGCCGCGTCCGCGAGGTCGGGCCGGACGTCGATGGACTGCGCAGGGGCCAGCCCGTCGCCGCCCTCACGATCGTGGACGGCGGCGGCTACGCCGAGGTCGCGGTGACCTCGGCCGATCTCGTCGCGCCGCTCGACGGCCTGGACCTCGGGCTGGACGTCGCGGCGGCCGTCCCGTCCAACGGCACCACCGCGTTCCTCGTCCTGGACCGCGTCGCGCGCATCGAGCCGGGCGAGAGCGTCCTGGTGCACGCGGCGGCCGGGGGCGTCGGCAGCCAGCTCGGCCAGGCCGCCCGGCTGCTCGGCGCGGGCCGGGTGGCCGGCACCGTCGGCGGCCCGGCCAAGATCGAGGCGGCGCGCGGGTTCGGCTACGACGACGTCGTGCTCCGCGCCGACCTGGCGGGCGAGGTCGAGGGCCTCACCGGCGGCCGCGGCTTCGACATCGTGGTGGACATGGTCGGCGGCCCGGCCCGCCGCGCGAGCCTCGACGCACTCGCCCCGATGGGCCGGATGGTGGTGATGGGCAACGCCTCCGGCGCGGACGACGTCGGCGTCCCGGCGAACGAGCTGTGGTTCACCAACAGGACCGTGTCGGGCTTCAACCTCGCCGCGTTCGCGGGGATCGCCCCGGCCGAGGCGGGCCGCGCCCTGCGCCGCGCGGTGGCCGCCGCGGCCTCCGGCGGCCTGCGCGTCCAGGTCGAGGAACTGCCCCTGGAGCGGGCCGCCGAGGCGCACGAGCGCATCGAGTCGGGCGCCACGACCGGGAAGCTCGTCCTCGCCGTGCGCGGTTGA
- a CDS encoding serine/threonine-protein kinase: protein MEPPTTAGRHRIDRLLGSGGFASVWLGHDPDLDAPVAIKILGEHWTLRADVRERFVQEARLLRRADSHRLVQVFDIGELPDGRPYFVMTHADRGTLADRLAGGPLPADEALRAAREIARGVQDLHDLGIVHRDLKPSNVLLRSAPGGGERLMIADLGIARSGDHLSCLTLPAGSPGYMAPEQAQVDGAPDHRADVYGLGALTHHLLTGEPPAVPARPPSAARPGVPPAVDAVVLRALDPDRERRWPSAAGFGAALAGAAATGTGGTATAPAGPGGRRVRHRSLAAATALAAVVTAAAGTYWAVAGPAGGAHHRPADRWLRAGSDVPGRYRGLIVQAGTWCRMPGLSPALIAAMLKAESGFDPHLSDPAKDEYGIARWTPRVLVFWQPGGLDNPEPAPGRITPELSIPAMGRFLCFWGKDLKNVPGDPALNLAATYRTSSKTVVKAGGVPARVKPYTDLVRRYMDDYRPR, encoded by the coding sequence GTGGAACCCCCGACCACGGCGGGCCGCCACCGGATCGACCGCCTGCTCGGCTCGGGCGGGTTCGCCTCGGTCTGGCTCGGCCACGACCCGGACCTCGACGCGCCCGTCGCGATCAAGATCCTCGGCGAGCACTGGACGCTCCGCGCCGACGTGCGGGAGCGGTTCGTGCAGGAGGCGCGGCTGCTGCGCCGCGCCGACTCGCACCGGCTGGTGCAGGTCTTCGACATCGGCGAGCTGCCGGACGGGCGGCCCTACTTCGTGATGACCCACGCCGACCGGGGCACGCTCGCCGACCGGCTGGCCGGCGGCCCGCTCCCGGCGGACGAGGCGCTGCGCGCCGCGCGGGAGATCGCCCGCGGCGTGCAGGACCTGCACGACCTCGGCATCGTGCACCGCGACCTGAAGCCGTCCAACGTGCTGCTGCGGTCGGCGCCGGGCGGCGGCGAGCGGCTCATGATCGCCGACCTCGGGATCGCGCGCAGCGGCGACCACCTGTCCTGCCTGACGCTGCCGGCCGGCTCCCCCGGCTACATGGCCCCGGAGCAGGCGCAGGTCGACGGCGCCCCCGACCACCGCGCCGACGTCTACGGCCTCGGCGCGCTCACCCACCACCTGCTGACCGGGGAGCCGCCCGCGGTGCCGGCGCGGCCGCCGAGCGCGGCGCGGCCCGGCGTCCCGCCCGCCGTGGACGCGGTCGTGCTGCGCGCGCTGGACCCCGACCGCGAGCGGCGCTGGCCGTCGGCCGCCGGGTTCGGGGCCGCGCTCGCGGGTGCCGCCGCGACCGGGACCGGCGGCACCGCCACCGCCCCGGCCGGGCCGGGCGGGCGGCGCGTCCGGCACCGGTCGCTGGCCGCCGCGACCGCGCTGGCCGCCGTGGTGACCGCCGCCGCCGGGACCTACTGGGCGGTCGCCGGGCCGGCGGGCGGCGCGCACCACCGCCCGGCGGACCGGTGGCTGCGGGCCGGCTCCGACGTCCCCGGCCGGTACCGCGGCCTGATCGTCCAGGCGGGGACGTGGTGCCGGATGCCGGGGCTGAGCCCGGCGCTGATCGCGGCGATGCTGAAGGCGGAGAGCGGCTTCGACCCGCACCTGTCCGACCCGGCGAAGGACGAGTACGGCATCGCCCGCTGGACGCCGCGGGTCCTGGTGTTCTGGCAGCCGGGCGGGCTCGACAACCCCGAGCCCGCCCCGGGCCGGATCACGCCGGAGCTCTCGATCCCGGCGATGGGCCGCTTCCTGTGCTTCTGGGGCAAGGACTTGAAGAACGTGCCGGGCGACCCGGCGCTGAACCTCGCCGCCACCTACCGGACGTCGTCCAAGACGGTGGTGAAGGCGGGCGGTGTGCCCGCCAGGGTCAAGCCCTACACCGACCTGGTGCGCCGCTACATGGACGACTACCGGCCGCGCTGA
- a CDS encoding CoA transferase subunit A encodes MSADEVAASLESGMTVGIGGWGSRRKPMALVRAILRSPVTDLTVVSYGGPDVGLLCAAGKVRRLVTAFVTMDSVPLEPHFRQARQTGAIELTEYDEGMFLFGLYAAAHRLPFLPTPVGLGSDVMKVNPELKTVRSPYDDATELVAVPALTMDVALVHMNRADARGNAQYLGPDPYMDDLFAKAAGRTYVSCERLVDTADFAKEGPVQSMLISRSHVAGVVETPNGAHFTDCVPDFGRDEKFQKLYAQSAADPEKWAEFSARFLSGDEAAYQDAVRTWREESR; translated from the coding sequence ATGTCGGCCGACGAGGTCGCCGCGTCGCTGGAGAGCGGCATGACCGTCGGGATCGGCGGCTGGGGGTCGCGGCGCAAGCCGATGGCGCTCGTCCGGGCGATCCTGCGCTCCCCCGTCACCGACCTGACGGTCGTGAGCTACGGCGGCCCGGACGTCGGCCTGCTGTGCGCGGCCGGGAAGGTCCGGCGGCTGGTCACGGCGTTCGTGACGATGGACTCGGTCCCGCTGGAGCCGCACTTCCGGCAGGCGCGCCAGACGGGCGCGATCGAGCTGACCGAGTACGACGAGGGCATGTTCCTGTTCGGGCTGTACGCGGCGGCGCACCGGCTGCCGTTCCTGCCGACCCCCGTCGGGCTCGGCTCGGACGTGATGAAGGTCAACCCGGAGCTGAAGACGGTCCGGTCGCCCTACGACGACGCGACCGAGCTGGTCGCCGTCCCGGCCCTGACGATGGACGTCGCGCTCGTCCACATGAACCGCGCCGACGCGCGCGGCAACGCCCAGTACCTCGGCCCCGACCCGTACATGGACGACCTGTTCGCCAAGGCGGCCGGCCGCACCTATGTGTCGTGCGAGCGCCTGGTCGACACGGCCGACTTCGCCAAGGAGGGGCCGGTCCAGTCGATGTTGATCAGCCGGTCGCACGTGGCGGGCGTGGTGGAGACCCCGAACGGGGCGCACTTCACCGACTGCGTGCCCGACTTCGGGCGGGACGAGAAGTTCCAGAAGCTCTACGCGCAGTCCGCGGCCGACCCGGAGAAGTGGGCCGAGTTCAGCGCGCGGTTCCTGTCCGGCGACGAGGCCGCCTACCAGGACGCCGTCCGGACCTGGCGGGAGGAGTCCCGATGA
- a CDS encoding SDR family oxidoreductase translates to MSLTLDLGGRTAVVTGGVRGVGAGISRALLEAGADVVAVARREPEALPAAGGRTARFVSLDVRDPDAVQAFADGLDGVDVLVNNAGGAPYLPVADGSLRTHVKIIELNLTSALIMARALQPKIMERGGGSVINIGSVSGVRPSPGTAAYGAAKAGLHSLTTSLAVEWAPHIRVNTLILGMVRTELSHLHYGDEDGVAAVAGTVPMGRLADPYDIGAACAFLASDLASYVTGASMQVHGGGERPAFLDAATVNKEESR, encoded by the coding sequence ATGTCACTGACGCTCGACCTGGGCGGCCGGACCGCCGTGGTCACGGGGGGCGTGCGCGGGGTCGGCGCCGGGATCAGCCGCGCCCTGCTGGAGGCGGGCGCCGACGTCGTCGCGGTCGCCAGGCGCGAACCCGAGGCGCTGCCCGCGGCGGGCGGCCGGACGGCGCGGTTCGTCTCGCTGGACGTGCGCGACCCCGACGCCGTGCAGGCGTTCGCCGACGGCCTCGACGGCGTCGACGTGCTGGTCAACAACGCGGGCGGCGCGCCCTACCTGCCGGTCGCCGACGGGAGCCTGCGCACCCACGTCAAGATCATCGAGCTGAACCTGACCTCGGCGCTGATCATGGCGCGGGCGCTGCAGCCGAAGATCATGGAGCGGGGCGGCGGCTCGGTCATCAACATCGGCAGCGTGAGCGGGGTGCGGCCGTCGCCCGGCACCGCCGCCTACGGCGCCGCCAAGGCCGGCCTGCACAGCCTCACCACGTCGCTCGCCGTCGAGTGGGCGCCGCACATCCGGGTCAACACGCTGATCCTCGGGATGGTCCGCACCGAACTCTCCCACCTGCACTACGGGGACGAGGACGGCGTCGCGGCCGTGGCCGGGACCGTCCCGATGGGCCGCCTCGCCGACCCCTACGACATCGGCGCCGCCTGCGCGTTCCTGGCCTCGGACCTCGCGTCCTACGTCACCGGCGCGTCGATGCAGGTCCACGGCGGGGGAGAGCGCCCCGCCTTCCTGGACGCCGCCACCGTGAACAAGGAGGAATCACGATGA
- a CDS encoding aldo/keto reductase, translated as MRTRDFAGTPVGAVGLGCMGMSWAYTASERDDEASAALIREALDLGVTFLDTAQRYGAGHNESLVGRALKGRRDEAVVATKTGLDVAPPAPLGIVRDGSPAFVKGSAEDSLRRLGTDVIDLYYLHRVDPDVPLAETWGAMAELVAEGKVRRLGLSEVSVAQAAEAHAIHPVAAVQSELSLWTRDALGVPGGSAATVPGDTAGAGGGAGDVVGWCAANGAAFVPFSPLGRGFLTGTVTSADFEGTDFRSGNPRFQEDALQANMRIVDVVKAVAARHGATPAQVAIAWTLAQGDHVIPIPGTKKQRYLHDNAGAAGLDLTGTDLAELDGIPAAVGERY; from the coding sequence ATGAGGACGCGTGATTTCGCGGGCACGCCGGTGGGCGCCGTCGGGCTCGGGTGCATGGGGATGAGCTGGGCCTACACCGCGTCTGAGCGGGACGACGAGGCGTCGGCCGCGCTGATCCGGGAGGCGCTCGACCTCGGCGTGACGTTCCTGGACACCGCGCAGCGCTACGGCGCCGGCCACAACGAGTCCCTCGTCGGGCGCGCGCTGAAGGGCCGCCGGGACGAGGCGGTCGTCGCCACGAAGACGGGCCTGGACGTGGCGCCGCCGGCCCCCCTCGGCATCGTCCGGGACGGCAGCCCCGCGTTCGTCAAGGGGTCCGCCGAGGACAGCCTGCGCCGCCTCGGCACCGACGTGATCGACCTGTACTACCTGCACCGGGTCGACCCGGACGTGCCGCTCGCCGAGACCTGGGGGGCGATGGCCGAACTGGTCGCCGAGGGCAAGGTCCGCAGGCTGGGGCTGTCGGAGGTCAGCGTCGCGCAGGCCGCCGAGGCGCACGCGATCCACCCGGTCGCGGCGGTCCAGTCGGAGCTGTCGCTGTGGACGCGCGACGCGTTGGGTGTGCCCGGCGGCAGCGCGGCCACCGTGCCGGGCGACACGGCCGGCGCCGGCGGGGGAGCGGGCGACGTGGTCGGCTGGTGCGCCGCCAACGGGGCCGCGTTCGTGCCGTTCTCCCCGCTCGGCCGCGGGTTCCTCACCGGGACGGTCACCTCGGCCGACTTCGAGGGCACCGACTTCCGGTCCGGCAACCCGCGCTTCCAGGAGGACGCACTCCAGGCCAACATGCGCATCGTGGACGTGGTCAAGGCCGTCGCCGCCCGGCACGGCGCCACCCCGGCGCAGGTGGCGATCGCCTGGACGCTCGCGCAGGGCGACCACGTCATCCCGATCCCCGGCACCAAGAAGCAGCGGTACCTGCACGACAACGCCGGCGCCGCCGGTCTCGACCTCACCGGGACCGACCTGGCTGAGCTGGACGGGATCCCCGCGGCCGTGGGGGAGCGGTACTGA
- a CDS encoding SDR family oxidoreductase, translated as MICKDRVVAVTGAGRGLGRAHALEFARQGALVVVNDLGVARDGTGDASGGPAHDVVQEIEALGGKAVASTDDIATDAGAAALVATAVDAFGRLDTLVNNAGFLRDRMLVNLGEDEWDAVMRVHLKGHFLPLKHAGRYWRAESKAGRDVDARVINTSSGAGLLGSVGQGNYSAAKAGIVGLTLVASAEMGRYGVAVNAIAPAARTRMTEEVFAQTMAAPAEGEFDAMAPENVSPLVVWLGSAGSRGVTGRVFEAEGGKICVMDAFRHGPTADKGARWDPAEVGDVVKDLLAKASAPEPVYGAG; from the coding sequence ATGATCTGCAAGGACCGGGTGGTCGCCGTCACCGGTGCCGGCCGCGGGCTCGGCCGCGCCCACGCGCTGGAGTTCGCCCGCCAGGGCGCCCTCGTCGTCGTGAACGACCTCGGCGTCGCGCGGGACGGCACCGGCGACGCGTCCGGGGGCCCCGCGCACGACGTCGTCCAGGAGATCGAGGCGCTCGGCGGCAAGGCCGTCGCCAGCACCGACGACATCGCCACCGACGCGGGCGCCGCCGCCCTGGTCGCGACCGCGGTCGACGCGTTCGGGCGGCTGGACACCCTCGTCAACAACGCCGGGTTCCTGCGCGACCGCATGCTCGTCAACCTGGGCGAGGACGAGTGGGACGCCGTCATGCGCGTCCACCTCAAGGGCCACTTCCTGCCGCTCAAGCACGCCGGCCGGTACTGGCGGGCCGAGAGCAAGGCGGGCCGCGACGTCGACGCCCGTGTGATCAACACCTCCTCCGGCGCCGGGCTGCTCGGCAGCGTCGGCCAGGGCAACTACTCCGCCGCCAAGGCCGGCATCGTCGGGCTGACCCTCGTCGCCTCCGCCGAGATGGGCCGCTACGGCGTGGCCGTCAACGCGATCGCGCCCGCCGCCCGCACCCGGATGACCGAGGAGGTCTTCGCGCAGACGATGGCCGCCCCGGCCGAGGGCGAGTTCGACGCGATGGCCCCCGAGAACGTCTCGCCGCTCGTCGTCTGGCTCGGCTCCGCCGGGTCCCGCGGCGTCACGGGTCGGGTCTTCGAGGCCGAGGGCGGCAAGATCTGCGTGATGGACGCCTTCCGGCACGGCCCCACGGCCGACAAGGGCGCCCGCTGGGACCCGGCCGAGGTCGGCGACGTCGTCAAGGACCTCCTGGCCAAGGCCTCGGCGCCCGAGCCCGTCTACGGCGCCGGCTGA
- a CDS encoding nitronate monooxygenase family protein, with amino-acid sequence MEQVLDTPLTRLAGVRHPVVQTGMGWVAGPRLVTAVANAGGLGILASATMTLDQLADAIHEVKDRTDAPFGVNLRADAGDAGDRIDLLIKEGVKVASFALAPKRELIAKLKDAGLVVIPSVGARRHAEKVAGWGADAVLVQGGEGGGHTGAVATTLLLPQVVDAVDIPVIAAGGFFDGRGLAAALAYGAAGVAMGTRFLLTSDSSVPDEVKQVYLRTGETVVTRQVDGMPHRVLRSELVDTLERSGRVGGLVRAVRNGARFKKLSGMSWREMLADGKAMKHGKDLSWSQVLMAANTPMLLKAAMVDGRPDLGVMASGQVVGVIDDLPTCGQLIDGIVRQAAAAITAQQSLLVR; translated from the coding sequence ATGGAGCAGGTGCTCGACACCCCGCTGACCCGGCTGGCCGGCGTGCGGCACCCGGTCGTCCAGACCGGCATGGGATGGGTGGCCGGGCCGCGACTCGTCACCGCCGTCGCGAACGCGGGCGGGCTCGGGATCCTGGCCTCGGCGACGATGACCCTCGACCAGCTCGCCGACGCGATCCACGAGGTCAAGGACCGCACGGACGCCCCGTTCGGGGTCAACCTGCGGGCCGACGCCGGCGACGCGGGCGACCGCATCGACCTGCTGATCAAGGAGGGTGTGAAGGTCGCCTCGTTCGCGCTCGCCCCCAAGCGGGAGCTGATCGCCAAGCTGAAGGACGCCGGGCTCGTGGTGATCCCGTCCGTCGGCGCGCGGCGGCACGCGGAGAAGGTCGCGGGCTGGGGCGCGGACGCCGTGCTCGTCCAGGGCGGCGAGGGCGGCGGCCACACCGGCGCCGTCGCCACCACGCTGCTGCTGCCGCAGGTCGTGGACGCGGTCGACATCCCGGTCATCGCGGCCGGCGGCTTCTTCGACGGGCGCGGCCTCGCCGCCGCGCTCGCCTACGGGGCGGCGGGCGTCGCGATGGGCACCCGGTTCCTGCTGACGTCCGACAGCTCGGTGCCCGACGAGGTCAAGCAGGTCTACCTGCGGACCGGCGAGACCGTCGTGACGCGGCAGGTGGACGGCATGCCGCACCGCGTGCTGCGCAGCGAGCTGGTCGACACGCTGGAGAGGTCCGGCCGGGTCGGCGGGCTCGTCCGGGCGGTGCGCAACGGCGCCCGGTTCAAGAAACTGTCCGGGATGTCGTGGCGGGAGATGCTCGCCGACGGCAAGGCGATGAAGCACGGCAAGGACCTGTCCTGGTCGCAGGTGCTGATGGCCGCGAACACGCCGATGCTGCTGAAGGCGGCCATGGTGGACGGCCGCCCCGACCTCGGCGTGATGGCCTCGGGCCAGGTCGTCGGCGTCATCGACGACCTGCCCACCTGCGGTCAGTTGATCGACGGCATCGTGCGGCAGGCCGCCGCGGCGATCACCGCCCAGCAGTCCCTTCTGGTGCGCTAG